GCATCGGGCGCGGAAAGCCCGCGCCCGACATCTTCCTGGTCGCGGCCGAGGCGCTCGGGGCGTCGCCCCGCGCGTGCGTCGTCATCGAAGATGCGCCGGCCGGTGTCGAGGCCGCGCGTGCCGCGGGAATGCACGTGGTGGCCGTTCCCGATCCGGGCATGGATCGACGCCGCTACGCCCATGCCGACCTCGTGGTGTCGAGTCTCGCCGAACTTCACGTTGACGATCTGGTTGCGTGATCGCCTCGACGGGCTGGAACGGGGCGTGAATTTCGGGTTAAACCGCGGCAGGAGGTCGCCAAGGGAATGATGCCACAGAGAAAGGTGCGCTCGTCGCCCGGACGGGGGACGACGGGCAAGCAGACGTGGCGACAGTGGATCACGGAATTCGGAGCACACGTCCGACGCGTGCGCGAGTTCCTTGGCCTGTCGCAGGAGCAGGTGGCGCGTGCGGCTGGAGTGAGCCAGGGTGCCGTGAGTCGGTTCGAGGGCGGACGGGGCCTCTCGACACCATTCGTCGGCATCATGAAGATCAACCTGGCGCTGGCCCACGCCCTCAAGCAGATCGAGCCGGGGATGCTCACCGACGACGTGCGACGCTTCATGAAGCACCTGGAGGTGTTGCGGCTCCCGGACGATCCGGGGACGCCCGTGCATCCGGTCGGGCCGAACTTCAAGAGGACCCAGCTCTCGCCCAACCCGGAGCTCGTGCGGGTGATCAAGCTCTACTATGGGCTTCCGGAATCCAAGCGGGAGGCGTTTCTCG
The nucleotide sequence above comes from Candidatus Eisenbacteria bacterium. Encoded proteins:
- a CDS encoding helix-turn-helix domain-containing protein; this encodes MPQRKVRSSPGRGTTGKQTWRQWITEFGAHVRRVREFLGLSQEQVARAAGVSQGAVSRFEGGRGLSTPFVGIMKINLALAHALKQIEPGMLTDDVRRFMKHLEVLRLPDDPGTPVHPVGPNFKRTQLSPNPELVRVIKLYYGLPESKREAFLVVMEATISAIRNA